CGCGCACATAGACGCGGGCAAGACGACCTGTACCGAACGCATCCTCTTCTTTACGGGCCGCGTCCACAAGATGGGCGAAGTGCACGACGGCGCCGCCACGATGGACTGGATGGTGCAAGAGCAGGAACGCGGCATCACGATCACCTCGGCGGCGACCGCGACGACCTGGCGCGACACCCGCATCAACATCATCGACACGCCGGGCCACGTCGACTTCACGGTCGAAGTCGAGCGTTCGCTGCGCGTGCTCGACGGCTTGGTCGCCCTCTTCGACTCGGTCGCGGCGGTGCAGCCGCAATCGGAGACGGTCTGGCGTCAGGCGAACAAATATAAGGTTCCGCGCATCATCTTCGTCAACAAGATGGATCGCGTCGGCGCCGACTTCTTCAACGTCGTCGAGAAGATACGCGAACGGCTTGGAGCGCGCGCGGTGCCGATTCAGGTGCCGATCGGCGCGGAAGATAAGTTCCAGGGCGTCGTCGATCTCTTTACGATGAAGAAAGTCGTCTATACCGACGAGCTCGGGTCGACGATGGCGCAAGAGGACGTGGAGGGCGAACTCAAAGAGCTCGCGATGGAGTGGCGCAAGCATCTCGTCGAAGCGATCGCCGAACAAGACGACGAGTTGCTCGAGATGTTCTTCGAGGGTAAAGAGCTGCCGATCGATCGCATGAAGGCGGCGCTGCGCCGGGCGACGATCGAGGGCACGGTGCTGCCGATGCTCTGCGGTTCGGCCTTCAAGAACAAAGGCGTCCAGCCGCTCTTGGACGCCGTCGTCGAGTACATGCCGTCTCCGCTCGAAGCAAAGCCGATCGTCGGCCGCGATCCGAAGTCCGGCAACGAGATTCTGCGCAAGCCCGACGACAGCGAGCCGTTCTGCGCGCTCGCGTTCAAGATCGCGACCGATCCATACGGAAACCTCAGCTACTTCCGCGTCTATTCGGGCGTCCTCAACAAGGGCAGCTACGTGCTGAACTCGCGCACCGGACGCAAGGAGCGGATCGGCAGAATTCTGCGGATGCATGCGAACCATCGCGAGGACATCGACTCGATCGGCGCGGGCGACATCGCGGCGGCGGTCGGGCTCTCCGATACGCGCACCGGCGACACGCTCTGCGACGAGAAGTCCCCGATCGCGCTCGAGTCGATCACGTTCCCGGAACCGGTCATCCACCAGGCGATCGAGCCGAAGAGCAAGGCCGACCAAGATAAGCTTGGGCTCGCGCTCGCGCGCCTCGCGCAAGAGGATCCGACCTTCCGGATGCGCACCGACGAGGAGACGCAGCAGACGATTATCGCGGGGATGGGCGAGCTGCATCTCGAGATCATCCTCGACCGGCTGCGCCGCGAGTTCAAGGTGGACGCGAACGTCGGCAAGCCGCAGGTCGCCTACAAAGAAGCGATCACGAAGACCGTTGAAAAGGAAGGCCGTTTCATTCGGCAGACCGGCGGCAAGGGGCAGTTCGGCGACGTCTGGATTCGGGTCGAGCCGCAACCGCCGGGAACCGGATTCGTCTTCGAGTGGAAGATCGTCGGCGGCGCGGTTCCCAAGGAGTATTCGAAGGCGGTCCAAGAGGGCATCCGCGAGTCCGCCCAGAGCGGCGTCCTCGCGGGCTTCCCGGTGATGGACTTCAAGGCGCAGGCCTTCGACGGCTCGTACCACGAGGTCGACTCCTCGGAGATGGCGTTTAAGATCGCGGCCTCGATGGCGTGGAAGGAGGCGAACCGCGCAGCGGGCCCGATCCTCCTCGAGCCCATCATGAAGGTCGAGGTTACGACGCCCAAAGAGTACATGGGCGCGATCAACGGCGACCTCAGCCGGCGGCGCGGCGCGATCCACGCGACCGAAGAGGCGCCCGGCGGCGCGCAGGTGATCACGGCGCACGTTCCGCTCTCCGAGATGTTCGGGTACGCAACCGATATGCGCTCGGCGACGCAGGGGCGGGCGACGTACACGATGGAGTTCGCCCAGTACGAAAAGGCACCGAAAAGCGTCGAGGAAGAGATCGTCGCAAAGGCGGCCGGCAAGAAACTCGCCCCGGCCTAGCGCCGTTGACAGGCTCGAGCGCGCCTGTTACTATTCCGTGGTTGTGCGCCCTCCCGGAGGGCGTTTTCCCGCGTAAGGCGGCTTAGCCAGGTGGAACGCCTGGACCCGTGTACTTACACCGCACCTTGAGAGGAAGTATGGCCAAGCAAAAGTTCGAGCGCAAGAAGCCGCACGTCAACATCGGTACGACGGGACACGTCGACCACGGAAAGACGACGCTGACCGCGGCGATCATGCATTGCCTTGCAACCGAGGGCCTGGCGCAACAGGTCGGCGTCGACCAGATTGACAACGCGCCCGAGGAGAAAGAACGCGGCATCACGATCGCGATCTCGCACCAAGAGTACGAGACGCCGAAGCGCCACTACGCGCACGTTGACTGCCCCGGCCATGCCGACTACATCAAGAACATGATCACCGGCGCCGCTCAGATGGACGGCGCGATCCTCGTCGTTGCCGCGTCGGACGGCCCGATGCCGCAGACGCGCGAGCACATCCTCTTGATGCGCCAGGTCGGCGTTCCCCGCATCATCGTCTTCCTCAATAAGGTCGACATGGTTGACGACGAGGAGCTCCTCGAGCTCGTCGAGATGGAGATCCGCGAGCTGCTCAACCAGTACGAGTTCCCGGGCGACGACACGCCGATCATTCGCGGCTCGGCGCTCAAAGCGCTGAACTCAAGCGGAAAGAAGGGCGACCCCGACGCGGATCCGATCTTCAAACTGATGGATACCGTCGACGACTACATCCCCGAGCCGCAGCGTGAAGTGGATAAGCCCTTCCTGATGCCGGTCGAGGACGTCTTCACGATCACCGGCCGCGGAACGGTCGGCACCGGACGCGTCGAGCGCGGCCAAGTGAAGGTCGGCGAAGAGGTCGAGATCGTCGGGCTCAAAGAGGAGACGAAGAAGACCGTCGTGACGGGCATCGAGATGTTCCGCAAGCTGCTCGACAGCGGCATCGCGGGCGACAACATCGGCGTTCTCCTGCGTGGCGTGGACCGCAACGAGATCGAGCGCGGCCAGGTGCTCGCGAAACCCGGTTCGGTGAAGCCGCACAGAAAGTTCAAAGCCGAAGTCTACGTCCTCTCAAAAGAAGAGGGCGGCCGCCACACGCCGTTCTTTGCAAACTATCGCCCGCAGTTCTACTTCCGGACGACCGACGTCACCGGCACGATCAAGCTTCCCGACGGCGTCGAGATGGTGATGCCCGGCGACAACATTCAGATGGACGTCGAGCTGATCACGCCGATCGCGTGCGAAGAGGGCCTTCGTTTCGCAATCCGTGAGGGCGGCCGCACCGTCGGCGCCGGCGTCGTCACGACCGTCGCGGAGTGACGAACGGCTAGTGGCGAAGCAGATGATCCGCATACGCCTGAAGGCGTACGATCACAAGGTCCTCGACCAGTCGGCCGAGCGGATCGTCGAG
The nucleotide sequence above comes from Candidatus Binatia bacterium. Encoded proteins:
- the fusA gene encoding elongation factor G, producing MAAREFPLERTRNIGIAAHIDAGKTTCTERILFFTGRVHKMGEVHDGAATMDWMVQEQERGITITSAATATTWRDTRINIIDTPGHVDFTVEVERSLRVLDGLVALFDSVAAVQPQSETVWRQANKYKVPRIIFVNKMDRVGADFFNVVEKIRERLGARAVPIQVPIGAEDKFQGVVDLFTMKKVVYTDELGSTMAQEDVEGELKELAMEWRKHLVEAIAEQDDELLEMFFEGKELPIDRMKAALRRATIEGTVLPMLCGSAFKNKGVQPLLDAVVEYMPSPLEAKPIVGRDPKSGNEILRKPDDSEPFCALAFKIATDPYGNLSYFRVYSGVLNKGSYVLNSRTGRKERIGRILRMHANHREDIDSIGAGDIAAAVGLSDTRTGDTLCDEKSPIALESITFPEPVIHQAIEPKSKADQDKLGLALARLAQEDPTFRMRTDEETQQTIIAGMGELHLEIILDRLRREFKVDANVGKPQVAYKEAITKTVEKEGRFIRQTGGKGQFGDVWIRVEPQPPGTGFVFEWKIVGGAVPKEYSKAVQEGIRESAQSGVLAGFPVMDFKAQAFDGSYHEVDSSEMAFKIAASMAWKEANRAAGPILLEPIMKVEVTTPKEYMGAINGDLSRRRGAIHATEEAPGGAQVITAHVPLSEMFGYATDMRSATQGRATYTMEFAQYEKAPKSVEEEIVAKAAGKKLAPA
- the tuf gene encoding elongation factor Tu translates to MAKQKFERKKPHVNIGTTGHVDHGKTTLTAAIMHCLATEGLAQQVGVDQIDNAPEEKERGITIAISHQEYETPKRHYAHVDCPGHADYIKNMITGAAQMDGAILVVAASDGPMPQTREHILLMRQVGVPRIIVFLNKVDMVDDEELLELVEMEIRELLNQYEFPGDDTPIIRGSALKALNSSGKKGDPDADPIFKLMDTVDDYIPEPQREVDKPFLMPVEDVFTITGRGTVGTGRVERGQVKVGEEVEIVGLKEETKKTVVTGIEMFRKLLDSGIAGDNIGVLLRGVDRNEIERGQVLAKPGSVKPHRKFKAEVYVLSKEEGGRHTPFFANYRPQFYFRTTDVTGTIKLPDGVEMVMPGDNIQMDVELITPIACEEGLRFAIREGGRTVGAGVVTTVAE